The Cystobacter ferrugineus genome includes the window TTCCGAGCGCGTCCGTCATCTCCTTCATGTACTCGGGCGTCGCGTCGGCGTGACCGAGCTGCACCAGCTCCTCCACGGTGGGCGCGTAGCCGAGTGCTTCCCATTGCCGCTTCTGCTCCATGGAGACCCCAGCCGTCTTGAGCTCGACGAGCTGGTCCACCGTGAGCTGTCCCTTCAGTCCCAGACGGAGGGGCTCCTTCGCCTGGGCCTTCGGGGCGGGCTTCCCGGCGATTTCGGCGGGAGCGCTCGGCTGGGGAACGGGAATGGGCACGGCGCCCGGGGCGAGAGGCGCGGGTGGCTGCGCGGGAGCGGCGGGCACGGGGGCGACGGCGAGCGCGACCTTCAGCGGAGGGCTCGCGCGGGTCTGGAGGGGGGGCGAGGAGGGCAGGGCGAGGGCGACCAGGGGGGCCGCCACGGCCAGGCCGCTCATCAGGGTGAGGAGCAGGGCGCCCGCTTCCCACCGCGACGCGCACCGCGTGGCGGGCCTGCCCACCAGCCGGCGCACGCGCGCCGTGAGCGAGCCGCCGAGCGCGGACATCACCGGGCCCGATACCGGCATGGGCAGCTCGCGCAGGGACTCCAGCGCCGTGAGGGCGCGGGCATACGAGACCGCGTTGCCGCTGGTTCCCACGGCGATGTCATCGCAGCAGTTCTCGCGCTCGACGCGGATGACGCGCGACATCCACCACACCGCCGGGTGGTAGAAGAGGAGCGTCTCCACCAACGTCTGCACCAGGTTCACCGCGAAGTCATGGCGGCGGATGTGGGCCAGCTCGTGTGCCAGCACCATCTCGAGCTGGCGTGCCGACAGCCCCGTGAGCACCGTCACGGGCAGCAGCACCACCGGCCGCAACCAGCCCAGGGTCGCGGGCACGTCGAGCGCCGCCGAGCGCAGCAGCCGCACCGGCCGCGTCATGCCCAGGTGTCGCGCCAGCCGCTCCAGGGTTTCCTGCCACTCGATGGGGGCGGGCTCGGCCTCGCGCACCAGCCGGCGCAGCCTCAGCCACCCGGACAGCAGCCGCAGCGAGGACAGCATCACTCCCAACCCCCAGGCCAGCACCAGCCCGTGCAGGTTCCCGTTCACCACCGACAGGGCGCGCCCCATCACGAACGCGAGCCCGGTGTCGCGTGGCGCCTCGGGGCTCGCTCCGGCGGGAGCGCGCGACGGCGTGGAAAGAGGAAGTGGCTCGGAGGGACTCGCCAGCGCGGCGACCTCCGGTGCGGAGCCGGTCCGTGGGTGGGTGAGGACGT containing:
- a CDS encoding M56 family metallopeptidase; the encoded protein is MSTLVWQSLGWALLHLLWQGALVAAALAVALQVVDRRAASLRYLLACGALALMLVLPVLTGWHHVLTHPRTGSAPEVAALASPSEPLPLSTPSRAPAGASPEAPRDTGLAFVMGRALSVVNGNLHGLVLAWGLGVMLSSLRLLSGWLRLRRLVREAEPAPIEWQETLERLARHLGMTRPVRLLRSAALDVPATLGWLRPVVLLPVTVLTGLSARQLEMVLAHELAHIRRHDFAVNLVQTLVETLLFYHPAVWWMSRVIRVERENCCDDIAVGTSGNAVSYARALTALESLRELPMPVSGPVMSALGGSLTARVRRLVGRPATRCASRWEAGALLLTLMSGLAVAAPLVALALPSSPPLQTRASPPLKVALAVAPVPAAPAQPPAPLAPGAVPIPVPQPSAPAEIAGKPAPKAQAKEPLRLGLKGQLTVDQLVELKTAGVSMEQKRQWEALGYAPTVEELVQLGHADATPEYMKEMTDALGNKPSLGELAQMRFLGVSARKVKALVAAGHRALSVDQVKQAAALGVDEDFLQEMRAAGQGSLTFDQLIQFRALGVKGPYIQALEDLGYDKLSADELVQFKALGVSPEYLRQLREAGLDKLDPEAVVKMRALGVDAGNLRKLRDEGLEKLSVDELIRLRSSGVDADFLRELREEP